The Methanofollis fontis genome includes the window ATGGAGGGGATGATCCCATCGCCCCGGGATGACCCTGAATACTGTCCAGGTTCCTATCGTATTGACCGGGGGGAGCGGGGGGTGGAACCCCCCGTCCCGTGCGTTTCGAGAAGGGCGCTCCGCCCCTGACAGGGAGGGGAGACCCCTCCCGGACTCTCCCCCTCGTTGGGATAGGGGGCAGATCGTTGAAGCCGTGGAAATGGGGAGATGCGGATTATTCTGGCAGACGGTTTTATCCGTCCCGAAATGGATGCACAAAACCGCTCCCTTCATCCCGGGATTAGCCTGAATACCGTTCCCGCCCCTATCGCAATGACCGGGGGGTGCAGGGGGTGGAACCCCCCGTCCCGTGCGTTTCGAAAAGGGCGATCCGCCTCTGACCGGGAGGGAGAGAGCCTCCTCCCTGACCCTATCAATCGGTCCTGGAATCCGGTCAGGCGGGTCCCATTCGCGATCCACGTGAATATAATCCTCAAATCCCATAGAAATCCCTTCAGCGGATTTTTCGCGGCCGTGCCGTCAGGTTTATCCTCCATCCCCTCTGAAGGGAGGATTGTGCGAACCAGCCAGAGTCTACTCTATCGGTTCCGCCATGATCCGGGCTGTGACTTCTTGGAAGTCTCGGTCACCTATCTGGACCGGGGGGCGCCGGGCGACCTGAGCACCGTCTCCGGCGCCGAGATCACCGATCTCGGGCCGGGATTCTTCCATGTGGAGCGGGAGGGGCGGCGGCCGGCTCCGGTGCCCTACCACCGGATCCGCCGGATCACCTATGCGGGGGTGCCGGTGTGGGAGAAGGGCTGATTAGATCGTGTTTTCCCTGGATGCCGCTCGTTCGGCCGCATGCACGGCGATGATCGAGGTGAGCAGACCGGCGGAGAGGAGGAGGAACATGATCACCAGCTGGTACTCGGCGGCCCAGAAGGGGTCGATCCCGGCGATGATCATCCCGGCCATCGTCCCGGGCAGGACGACGATGCCGAGGGTCCTGAGGCGGTCAATCGAGGGGATGAGCGAGGCCCTCACGCTCTCCCTGGCATAGGGAGCCGCCGCCTCGCCTGGTGTCGCCCCCAGGCAGAGGGCGGTCTCGACCTCGGCGGCATGGGCGCGCATCTCCCCGGCGAAACGATCGAGGCTGAGGGAGCACTCGATCATGCTCCCCCCGATCGTCATACTCCCGACCGGTATGATGAACTCGGGCTCGAGGGGTACGACGCCCAGGAGGATCAGGATGCCCATGCCGGTCCCTGATCCGACGCCGATGGCCGGGAGGGTGACGGCCATCCCGCCGGTGCCGCTCTTCACGCGGGTGGCGGAGGTGTGGGCGGCGACGACCGCCATGCCGATGAGCACGATCAGCACCAGCAGGAGGTTGTCGGTGGTGAAGACGGCCGCGATCACCAGCACCACGATCAACAGCTGGACTATCGCCCGGACCGATGCGACGGTGATCTCCCGCTCAAGCCTCAGTTCGAAGCGGCGGGAGATGACCAGCACGATCACGACGAGCACCAGGGCCATGGCAAGGTTGAACAGCCCGGCGACCGGATCGTAGACCGGATCAGCCATTGCGGACCTCCCCGTGCCCCGCCTCGAGATGCAGCCTCCTCCGGCAGAGGCGTTCTGCCTGGGCGGTGTCATGGGTGACAATCAGGATCGTCGTCCCTGCCTCCCGGTTCAGCCGCCGGATCGTCTCTTCTACCCGTCGCTTCGAGCCCTCGTCGAGTGCGGAGGTGGGTTCGTCAAGGAGAAGGACGGTCGGGGAGATGGCGAGCGCCCGGGCGATCGCCAGACGTTGCCGCTCTCCTCCGGAGAGGACACCGGCGTCCTTCTCCAGATCGGCGGGGTCGAGGCCGACCATCATGAGCATCCGTTCCCATTCGGGCAGCGGCAGGTCACGGTTGATGGCGAAGGTGAACGGGTGGGCCAGGTTGTCTCGCACCGTTCCGGGGAAGATCACCGCCTGCTGGCCGACAAGACAGACTGTCCGCCGCAGGCGGGGCGGGTCGATCCCTGTGATATCTGTTCCATCCAGAACGATCCGCCCCTCATCGGCCTTTATGAGCCCGTTCAGGCACCGGAGGAGGGTGCTCTTCCCGCTCCCAGATGCCCCGGTGATGCAGAGCACCTCGCCCTCATCGAGGCTGAAGGAGAGGTCCTGGAAGAGAGTGCGGTCCCCTGCCTGTTTTGTCAGCCCCTCCACCCGGAGGAGGGTGCGCCCCCCTGGTCTCGCCCCTGCCGATCCCATCATTCATGCATCTCCTGTTTCTCCATGAAGATGCTTGCGATCGGATGTCTGCCGTCGTTTATTCGTCCTCTGGAGGCGACGTCCATCACATGAAATCCACCGGATGGACAGGTGCCCTGATGCTCTATGACGCCGACCCCGAAGAGATTGGGAAGGAAACCTTCAAGGAGTCCCTGTGTGCCGGATTTGCCCGAGTGTATTCAGGCAACTGGTCGGGTTATGCAACCTCCTCCTTCATGACAACGGCTTTGGCCCGGTCGTCAGAAAAGAGGCCTTCTGGACAACAGTTGGCCTTCATGGGGCCGAATGGCGGTTGATCATCATCCGCCCGCTTGTCTGAGGGTCGGGGGAGACACCGGCAGCATGATGTTTCCCAATTCCAAACGCATACCGATGGAAGAGGGCTGCTACAGCATCTCAGAACTGATGCTCCTGATGACCGAACGGATCGGGGAGACGGCGCGCTCCCTGGACCTGGGCGACGCCGGGAGGTTCATCGATATGATCATCGGTGCGGAACGAATCTATGTGGCCGGTGCCGGTCGTTCCGGGCTTGTAGGGCG containing:
- a CDS encoding ABC transporter permease, coding for MADPVYDPVAGLFNLAMALVLVVIVLVISRRFELRLEREITVASVRAIVQLLIVVLVIAAVFTTDNLLLVLIVLIGMAVVAAHTSATRVKSGTGGMAVTLPAIGVGSGTGMGILILLGVVPLEPEFIIPVGSMTIGGSMIECSLSLDRFAGEMRAHAAEVETALCLGATPGEAAAPYARESVRASLIPSIDRLRTLGIVVLPGTMAGMIIAGIDPFWAAEYQLVIMFLLLSAGLLTSIIAVHAAERAASRENTI
- a CDS encoding ABC transporter ATP-binding protein; the protein is MMGSAGARPGGRTLLRVEGLTKQAGDRTLFQDLSFSLDEGEVLCITGASGSGKSTLLRCLNGLIKADEGRIVLDGTDITGIDPPRLRRTVCLVGQQAVIFPGTVRDNLAHPFTFAINRDLPLPEWERMLMMVGLDPADLEKDAGVLSGGERQRLAIARALAISPTVLLLDEPTSALDEGSKRRVEETIRRLNREAGTTILIVTHDTAQAERLCRRRLHLEAGHGEVRNG
- a CDS encoding DUF504 domain-containing protein — its product is MRTSQSLLYRFRHDPGCDFLEVSVTYLDRGAPGDLSTVSGAEITDLGPGFFHVEREGRRPAPVPYHRIRRITYAGVPVWEKG